In one Bacteroidales bacterium genomic region, the following are encoded:
- a CDS encoding SPOR domain-containing protein, whose amino-acid sequence MNRPPIGYHSKIRRKWYRVIIPVMIILLTVFVIYLFKQDFNNLKDLFALFDKTEVEEAPLINKSNDIIQVTDTGENISYFNERHVTDKLKEEDTVIFEEIKENIDNYSSEQKSVSDPEIKSEKEIVNLSSVNVPDGKKHGESDSNTIETEKNYFETENLRSVFDKPEEEMKSDKDTTKLKKDKYYIIVSSVKSKEAAEKQQKKFLAISVKTDVIYVQSNNRYRISLGTFSSFKEASAKSKAFQSKHPNYKTWIWKVQ is encoded by the coding sequence ATGAACAGACCCCCTATAGGATATCACAGCAAAATAAGAAGAAAATGGTACAGAGTCATAATCCCTGTTATGATCATTTTGCTTACTGTTTTTGTAATTTATCTTTTTAAACAGGATTTCAACAATTTAAAAGATTTATTTGCTTTATTTGATAAAACTGAAGTTGAAGAAGCACCTTTAATAAATAAATCGAATGATATTATTCAAGTAACTGATACAGGGGAAAATATTTCATATTTCAATGAAAGGCATGTTACAGATAAACTAAAAGAGGAGGATACTGTTATTTTTGAAGAAATTAAAGAAAATATTGATAATTACTCAAGTGAACAAAAATCTGTATCCGATCCGGAAATAAAATCAGAGAAAGAAATCGTAAACCTTTCTTCTGTAAATGTTCCTGATGGAAAAAAGCATGGTGAATCAGATTCGAATACAATTGAAACAGAAAAAAACTATTTTGAAACCGAAAATTTAAGATCAGTATTTGATAAACCTGAAGAAGAGATGAAATCAGATAAAGATACTACTAAACTAAAAAAGGACAAATATTATATTATTGTTTCAAGTGTTAAATCAAAAGAAGCTGCAGAAAAACAGCAAAAGAAATTTCTGGCAATATCTGTAAAAACAGATGTTATTTATGTTCAAAGTAATAACAGATACAGAATATCTTTGGGAACTTTTTCAAGTTTTAAGGAAGCATCTGCAAAATCCAAAGCTTTTCAATCAAAACACCCAAATTATAAAACTTGGATTTGGAAAGTGCAATAA
- a CDS encoding EFR1 family ferrodoxin (N-terminal region resembles flavodoxins. C-terminal ferrodoxin region binds two 4Fe-4S clusters.) produces the protein MISYKSLIIFYFSGTGNAKRISEQIIDISKEKGLNTELFDITKIGEDNFPEIKEDTLIGFCSPTHGFNMPPIMLKFIRKFKKRKTKNTKVFILNTRAGMKLYKLFTPGISGIALILPALILKLKAYNVVGYRPIDMPSNWISLHPGLRTSVVRSIDERCSRITKRFTEKILSGKNVLRGLISLPVDIALIPVSTGYYFIGRFGLAKTFIATDKCNNCGLCIKQCPVNAISEIKGINFWAFTCESCMKCMNTCPKRAIETAHGYTFLLWWLIMSVLTNLLVKYIVEFQFMKEIVSVIKESGIKNIILIAVIFSGLFIGYRILHFLMRFKLFNRIIAYTSLTHYKFWRRYKATSNN, from the coding sequence ATGATAAGCTACAAAAGCCTTATAATTTTTTATTTTTCAGGTACGGGAAATGCTAAACGAATTTCTGAACAGATTATTGATATCTCAAAGGAGAAAGGATTGAATACAGAGCTGTTTGATATTACAAAAATTGGTGAAGATAATTTTCCTGAAATTAAAGAAGATACATTGATAGGTTTTTGTTCCCCGACACACGGTTTTAATATGCCGCCGATTATGTTAAAATTCATAAGAAAATTTAAAAAAAGGAAAACAAAAAATACAAAGGTTTTTATTTTGAATACACGAGCCGGTATGAAGTTGTATAAATTGTTTACTCCGGGGATCAGTGGTATTGCCCTTATTTTACCGGCTTTAATATTAAAGCTGAAAGCATATAATGTAGTGGGATACAGGCCAATTGACATGCCTTCAAATTGGATATCTTTGCATCCCGGACTAAGAACTTCAGTTGTAAGATCAATTGATGAAAGATGCAGCAGGATAACAAAAAGGTTTACAGAAAAGATTTTAAGCGGAAAAAATGTATTAAGAGGATTGATAAGTTTACCTGTTGATATTGCACTAATACCTGTTTCAACAGGATATTATTTCATAGGTCGATTTGGCTTGGCAAAAACTTTTATTGCTACTGATAAATGTAATAATTGCGGTTTGTGTATTAAACAATGTCCTGTTAATGCCATAAGTGAAATTAAAGGAATTAATTTTTGGGCATTTACTTGTGAAAGTTGTATGAAATGTATGAATACATGTCCGAAACGAGCAATCGAAACTGCACATGGATATACTTTTTTATTATGGTGGCTGATTATGTCAGTTTTAACAAATTTATTGGTAAAATATATTGTAGAATTTCAGTTTATGAAAGAAATCGTTTCGGTTATTAAAGAATCCGGAATTAAGAATATTATTTTGATTGCAGTAATTTTTTCGGGATTATTTATAGGATACAGAATTCTTCATTTTTTAATGCGATTTAAACTTTTTAACAGAATTATTGCATATACATCCTTAACACATTACAAGTTTTGGCGTAGATATAAGGCAACCTCAAATAATTAA
- a CDS encoding 5'-nucleotidase C-terminal domain-containing protein translates to MKTGISLRLLITTALLLNVFILFAQELTILHTNDIHSMLTGYGPESEYSPLITDNDNTLGGFARLATILAEAKEKNEDATLIVDAGDFLMGSLFHVAEEETGFQLNLMKEMCYDVITLGNHEFDFGPEALSKILYAANEKGGYPTIVASNIIFDKESKADDGLEKLYKNGNILPHIIINKNGLNIGIIGLIGIDAADVAPASKPVSFEKYDKSAKKIANYLKNEKQVDIIICLSHSGIYLSEDGKSYIGEDIELAEKVPEIDIIISGHTHVKTPKPIKINNTYIVQTGSYVTDVGEIKLKVENGKIAKFDFRLIPVDDKIDGDVFFHDKIKEQIKFINQKYLSKVGLKYNMRVAKTNFDLTVDYRNLKKSNLGPFIADADKYYLKQNGIDTDFSLVTSGTIRENIFKGKKGIITVPDIFRVMSLGEGYDGIPGYPLAKIYISAKEVKKLMEILIISRAKGGSAYLYTSGLKIYINPKKGMLRKVQKIELNGKELDFSKKNKQLYSITANTYLLSFIGEIKKMSHGLIKVIPKDKNGNPITDMKTQLIDIDSNKVGIQEAKEWIAIIEFMKSFKKGKNKLPVIPAKYKKGDESLVEISD, encoded by the coding sequence ATGAAAACCGGAATTAGTCTTCGATTACTTATTACAACTGCCTTATTATTAAATGTATTTATACTGTTTGCTCAAGAGTTAACCATTTTGCATACTAACGATATACATTCAATGCTGACAGGTTACGGGCCCGAAAGTGAATACAGCCCCCTGATAACAGACAATGATAATACATTAGGCGGTTTTGCACGGCTTGCAACAATTCTTGCAGAAGCAAAAGAAAAAAACGAAGATGCAACACTGATTGTAGATGCAGGCGATTTCTTAATGGGAAGTTTATTTCATGTTGCTGAAGAAGAAACAGGTTTTCAACTTAATTTAATGAAAGAGATGTGTTATGATGTTATAACTCTCGGTAATCATGAATTTGATTTCGGACCTGAAGCTTTAAGCAAAATCCTGTATGCTGCAAATGAAAAAGGCGGATACCCTACAATTGTTGCTTCTAATATAATTTTTGATAAAGAATCGAAAGCCGATGACGGTTTGGAAAAATTATATAAAAACGGCAATATTCTTCCTCACATAATTATCAACAAAAATGGTCTGAATATCGGCATAATCGGATTGATAGGTATTGATGCAGCAGATGTTGCACCTGCAAGCAAGCCTGTTAGTTTTGAAAAATATGATAAGTCAGCTAAAAAAATTGCAAATTATCTTAAAAATGAAAAACAAGTTGATATTATTATCTGCCTCTCACACAGCGGCATATATCTTTCCGAAGACGGAAAATCATATATTGGCGAAGATATTGAATTAGCTGAAAAAGTTCCCGAAATTGATATAATTATAAGCGGACATACACATGTTAAAACACCAAAGCCTATTAAAATTAATAACACTTATATTGTTCAAACAGGAAGTTATGTTACTGATGTTGGTGAAATAAAACTGAAAGTTGAAAACGGAAAGATAGCGAAATTTGATTTTCGTCTTATACCTGTTGATGACAAAATTGATGGTGATGTATTTTTCCATGATAAAATAAAAGAACAAATAAAATTCATCAATCAAAAGTATTTATCAAAAGTAGGATTAAAATATAATATGCGTGTTGCCAAAACAAACTTTGATTTGACCGTTGATTACAGGAATTTGAAAAAAAGCAATTTGGGACCTTTCATTGCCGATGCAGATAAATATTATTTGAAACAAAACGGTATTGATACAGATTTCAGTCTTGTAACTTCAGGAACTATTCGGGAAAACATATTTAAAGGCAAAAAAGGAATTATTACTGTTCCCGATATTTTCAGAGTAATGTCACTTGGCGAAGGTTATGACGGCATACCCGGATATCCGTTGGCAAAAATTTACATTAGTGCAAAAGAAGTTAAAAAACTGATGGAAATATTGATTATATCAAGAGCCAAAGGAGGCAGCGCTTATTTATATACTTCAGGATTAAAAATATACATTAATCCAAAAAAAGGTATGCTGCGAAAAGTGCAAAAAATTGAATTAAACGGGAAAGAATTAGATTTTTCAAAAAAGAATAAACAACTGTACAGCATTACAGCAAATACTTATTTGTTGAGTTTTATTGGTGAAATTAAAAAAATGAGCCACGGATTAATTAAAGTTATTCCGAAAGACAAAAACGGAAACCCGATTACTGACATGAAAACCCAATTAATTGACATAGACTCGAACAAAGTCGGCATACAAGAAGCCAAAGAGTGGATTGCAATAATTGAATTTATGAAAAGCTTTAAAAAAGGTAAAAACAAATTACCGGTAATCCCCGCAAAATATAAAAAGGGGGATGAAAGCTTGGTGGAGATTAGTGATTAA
- the rpsT gene encoding 30S ribosomal protein S20 produces the protein MATHQSAKKRIRQNEKRRLRNRYYAVTTRNAIRDLREKTDKKEAEEMLPDISSMLDKLARRNIIHKKKASNLKSKLTKFTSTLS, from the coding sequence ATGGCAACTCATCAATCTGCAAAAAAGAGAATCAGACAAAACGAAAAAAGAAGATTACGAAACAGATATTATGCTGTAACAACAAGAAATGCAATCAGAGATTTAAGAGAAAAAACTGATAAAAAAGAGGCTGAAGAAATGTTGCCTGATATTTCAAGTATGCTTGATAAATTAGCAAGAAGAAATATTATTCATAAAAAGAAAGCATCGAATTTAAAGTCGAAGTTAACAAAGTTTACTTCTACCTTATCATAA